A single region of the Anabaena sphaerica FACHB-251 genome encodes:
- a CDS encoding S-adenosylmethionine decarboxylase, with the protein MTGDSEGIVIKSHHFSAILPVSQIVFNWQKPDFIEVLKNAANSAELTVIGEVSFAFQPQGVSAVILLAESHIALHFWPEESKVTIDIHICDYQKDNLAKARLLTQILTQEISSYEYLNNWHYLSITE; encoded by the coding sequence GTGACAGGTGACAGCGAGGGAATAGTGATTAAGTCTCATCATTTTTCTGCAATTTTACCAGTTTCACAGATTGTTTTTAATTGGCAGAAACCAGATTTTATCGAAGTTTTAAAAAATGCAGCTAATTCTGCTGAACTAACTGTAATAGGTGAAGTGAGTTTTGCATTTCAACCACAGGGAGTATCAGCAGTAATTTTATTAGCAGAATCTCACATAGCCTTACACTTTTGGCCAGAAGAAAGTAAAGTAACAATTGATATTCATATCTGTGATTATCAAAAAGATAATTTAGCCAAAGCGCGACTTTTGACACAGATACTCACACAAGAAATTAGTAGTTATGAATATCTGAATAATTGGCATTATTTATCTATTACTGAGTAA